The nucleotide window ACCAAGCTTGATGCCGTTGACAACGAAAGCTTCTTCTGTTATCTCGAGTATAATTCTAGTACCGGAGCTTTCAATTCCGATCGAGTCGCTGTCTAATGTCGCCTTGCTGGTGGTAAAGGTGAGAGAGAAGTTGGAGTGGGTGCGGTGGAAGAGGAATAATGATTGAGACCCTTAAAAAGTGACCTCAAAATACCCTtataatgtggagtgttggatatgaagtgggttatacatatatgtttttaatcaatgactattttaatgccacatagatttagagGATTTTTGGgatgatattttgggggtctaTAGCATTGTCCGTGGGAAGAGTTCACATCTAAAAAATCATAAAGTTAAAGTAAAGTCAACCTAAGTCGGGGTGTGATTAATAAAGTTagaggtgtgactaaagttttccaattATTAGACATGATGCACCTGATCATGATTAGAGAGAGTGAATCAAGCTAATTAATTTATTGCTTCTGTAATCAAAGATATCCCTCCAATTCCCTTTAGTTGAATGGATCACCATGGCTCGTTTATTATTTTGCGATTTGTGGTAATATGTTAGGCGAAGAGTTTATTCTTTCTGAGCAAACTTTAAAATAGGACAATTTGTACTAAAGTGTACATTCCTCCTATTCTGCCTATTTGTCAGTTGTCACATTTTCTATATTGAAGTGTACTGTGACTTAGCAAAACCTTTACTTAATAACTTGTACTGCATTTTACTATCACTAGAAGATGTACGACCAGTCTTCCGAAAAAACCCGCAACACTCTCCTTTATGAACCCCCTCCTGGCCCTCTCCACCACGACACCGCTAACATACTTCCAAGTAGAGAGAGAataactagagagagagagagccatGGATGGAATGCATGATCATGGTATGGGTGATATGGGTATGGGTATGGATATGGAAATGAATCACATGACCTTCTTTTGGGGGAAGAATGTAGAGATACTATTCCATGGATGGCCTGGACACAATTCTGGCATGTACGAGTTGTCCTTGATAGTGGTCTTTGCTTTGGCTGTTATTGTTGAGTGGTTCTCTCATTGCCAGTTAATCAAGGCCGATACGAACTATGTCACGGCCGGGTTGGTTCGGACCATTATGCATGCTTTGAGGGCTGGTGTTTCTATGTTACTGATGTTGGCTGTCATGTCCTTTAATGGTGGTGTATTCTTAGCTGCTGTGGTCGGTCATACTGTGGGGTTCTTGCTTTTTGGGAGTGGGATTTTCAACAAATCACATACTACTCATCCTCATAAAGTTTCTGATCTTCCTCCCTTGAGTTGTTGATTTGAATAATTCATCTCTGTTTCTAAGAATTCGTCAACCGTGATGTTCGTTTTGTGttagttttgtttgtttctcaGTTCACCCGCCATTTGCATCGTTTTTGGcggtaaaaaaataaaaatgcgtCTGGCGgagtaaaataacaaaaatgtgTTTGGCACCGCACGTACCACTCGCCATTCGGTGTGAAAACacgtttattttattttttccaaaatttgtctttaatcaattttattatataattgttatctttaaataataaattcatcaaaaataaattaatattaatgaaaaatattcaaatttgaTCTCATGGAGTTGTTCATAATTTCTGATTCAGTGACCTGATAGAGATGAAGTAAATACAAATTTCATCCGGTGGACTTTGGTATTACTGATTCATTGAAGAGAGCATAGTGTTCTTTAATTAACACATGAATTAATACAAATCATAAATAACGGCAAGGACCATTCCTTAATTGATAGAGAGCATTAGTTTATGCACA belongs to Tripterygium wilfordii isolate XIE 37 chromosome 2, ASM1340144v1, whole genome shotgun sequence and includes:
- the LOC120006394 gene encoding copper transporter 1-like is translated as MDGMHDHGMGDMGMGMDMEMNHMTFFWGKNVEILFHGWPGHNSGMYELSLIVVFALAVIVEWFSHCQLIKADTNYVTAGLVRTIMHALRAGVSMLLMLAVMSFNGGVFLAAVVGHTVGFLLFGSGIFNKSHTTHPHKVSDLPPLSC